A window from Mangifera indica cultivar Alphonso chromosome 2, CATAS_Mindica_2.1, whole genome shotgun sequence encodes these proteins:
- the LOC123197741 gene encoding chloroplast stem-loop binding protein of 41 kDa b, chloroplastic, with the protein MLSFLPRYLKIVFKGDRKDFDFLKSSLSTEGFDVVYDINGQEADEIEPILDALPNLGQYIDCPSAGVYLKSDFLPHNESDAVDPKSRHKGKPNTESLLESRGVNWTTLRPVYIYGPLNYNPVEKWFFHRLKAGRPIPIPNSRMQITQLGHVKDLAKAFLVVLGNEKASKQVFNISGEKYVTFDGLARACAKAGGFPEPELVRFSPKEFDFW; encoded by the exons ATGCTGAGTTTTCTTCCAAGGTATCTTAAAATTGTCTTCAAAG GAGACAGAAAGGACTTCGATTTTTTGAAATCCAGTCTCTCAACCGAAGGCTTTGATGTTGTTTATGATATAAATG GACAAGAGGCTGATGAAATTGAACCCATATTGGATGCACTGCCAAATCTAGGGCA GTACATAGACTGCCCCTCAGCTGGTGTGTATCTCAAATCAGATTTTCTACCACACAATGAG AGTGATGCAGTTGATCCAAAGAGCAGGCACAAGGGAAAGCCTAATACAGAGTCCTTACTGGAATCAAGAGGTGTGAATTGGACTACTTTAAGGCCAGTGTACATCTACGGGCCCTTGAACTACAACCCTGTTGAAAAGTGGTTTTTCCACCGCTTGAAAGCAGGCCGCCCTATTCCCATACCCAATTCAAGAATGCAAATAACCCAACTTGGTCATGTGAAG GACTTGGCAAAGGCGTTTCTTGTGGTTCTTGGTAATGAAAAAGCAAGCAAGCAGGTATTCAACATCTCAGGAGAAAAGTATGTGACTTTTGATGGCTTAGCAAGGGCATGTGCAAAG GCTGGTGGGTTTCCGGAGCCTGAACTTGTCCGGTTCAGTCCCAAGGAATTTGACTTTTGGTAA
- the LOC123201187 gene encoding Golgi apparatus membrane protein-like protein ECHIDNA isoform X1 has protein sequence MDLNQSPGQNYANPKTCFFHVFFKAAALAFYVLSALFFDSFVIIFVVTVLLAALDFWVVKNVSGRILVGLRWWNEINDVGESVWKFECLDHESMARMNKKDSWLFWWTLYLTAVAWIVLGIFSLIRFEADYLLVVGVCLTLSIANIVGFTKCRKDAKKQIQQFATQTIASRFTSTIQSAFSVV, from the exons ATGGATCTCAACCAG TCTCCTGGTCAAAATTATGCCAACCCAAAAACATGTTTCTTTCATGTTTTCTTCAAG GCAGCAGCTTTGGCATTTTATGTACTTTCTGCCCTTTTTTTTGACAGCTTTGTCATCATTTTTGTGGTGACTGTTCTTCTTGCTGCCCTTGATTTTTGGGTTGTCAAAAATGTAAGTGGGCGTATTTTAGTTGGTTTGAGGTGGTGGAACGAAATAAATGATGTTGGTGAGAGTGTATGGAAATTTGAATGTCTTGACCATGAG TCAATGGCTCGAATGAACAAGAAAGATTCCTGGCTATTCTGGTGGACTCTTTACCTTACA GCGGTTGCGTGGATTGTGCTTGGAATATTCTCCCTTATTAGGTTCGAAGCTGATTATCTCCTTGTTGTTGGAGTCTGTTTAACGCTCAGCATTGCAAATATTGTTGGCTTTACCAAATGCAGAAAGG ATGCAAAGAAGCAGATTCAGCAATTTGCCACCCAGACCATTGCCTCCCGATTCACATCCACCATACAGTCAGCATTCAGTGTTGTCTAA
- the LOC123201187 gene encoding Golgi apparatus membrane protein-like protein ECHIDNA isoform X2, translating to MQSPGQNYANPKTCFFHVFFKAAALAFYVLSALFFDSFVIIFVVTVLLAALDFWVVKNVSGRILVGLRWWNEINDVGESVWKFECLDHESMARMNKKDSWLFWWTLYLTAVAWIVLGIFSLIRFEADYLLVVGVCLTLSIANIVGFTKCRKDAKKQIQQFATQTIASRFTSTIQSAFSVV from the exons ATGCAGTCTCCTGGTCAAAATTATGCCAACCCAAAAACATGTTTCTTTCATGTTTTCTTCAAG GCAGCAGCTTTGGCATTTTATGTACTTTCTGCCCTTTTTTTTGACAGCTTTGTCATCATTTTTGTGGTGACTGTTCTTCTTGCTGCCCTTGATTTTTGGGTTGTCAAAAATGTAAGTGGGCGTATTTTAGTTGGTTTGAGGTGGTGGAACGAAATAAATGATGTTGGTGAGAGTGTATGGAAATTTGAATGTCTTGACCATGAG TCAATGGCTCGAATGAACAAGAAAGATTCCTGGCTATTCTGGTGGACTCTTTACCTTACA GCGGTTGCGTGGATTGTGCTTGGAATATTCTCCCTTATTAGGTTCGAAGCTGATTATCTCCTTGTTGTTGGAGTCTGTTTAACGCTCAGCATTGCAAATATTGTTGGCTTTACCAAATGCAGAAAGG ATGCAAAGAAGCAGATTCAGCAATTTGCCACCCAGACCATTGCCTCCCGATTCACATCCACCATACAGTCAGCATTCAGTGTTGTCTAA